From Nonlabens sp. Ci31, the proteins below share one genomic window:
- a CDS encoding alpha-ketoglutarate decarboxylase, which yields MKTYSLRNISILSVFGLFCCISFSQQLEESKFWDRVLFGGNIGANFGNNFSSVLIAPQAIYQVNKYIGLGVGLNYSYSERDLNRFDDFKSTIAGGSLIALAQPIDFLQVSADFEYLHVNRNFADSSFDDNYWVPAFFLGAGYQQGNFVIGARYDVLFNERRSVYQNGIQPFIRVLF from the coding sequence ATGAAAACCTATTCCTTAAGAAACATCAGTATACTATCTGTATTTGGATTGTTTTGTTGCATTTCTTTTAGTCAGCAACTAGAAGAGTCTAAATTTTGGGACCGCGTTCTATTTGGAGGTAACATAGGGGCTAACTTTGGTAATAACTTTAGTTCGGTTCTTATTGCTCCACAAGCCATTTATCAAGTGAACAAATACATAGGTCTAGGCGTTGGTTTAAATTACAGCTATTCAGAAAGAGACCTCAATAGATTTGACGACTTTAAATCTACTATTGCAGGTGGTAGCTTAATTGCTCTTGCACAACCTATAGACTTCCTTCAAGTCAGCGCAGACTTTGAATACCTCCATGTAAACAGGAACTTTGCCGACTCTAGTTTTGATGATAATTACTGGGTTCCTGCCTTTTTCTTAGGAGCTGGTTATCAACAAGGGAATTTTGTGATAGGCGCGAGATATGATGTACTCTTTAATGAGAGACGCAGTGTTTATCAAAACGGGATTCAGCCTTTTATTAGGGTGTTGTTTTAA
- a CDS encoding four helix bundle protein: MDIFELSKQFTKEETYSLADQIRRSSRSVNPNIAEAYRKRKYPKHFISKITDADGENSETPYDLITH; encoded by the coding sequence ATGGACATTTTTGAATTAAGCAAACAATTTACTAAAGAAGAAACTTATTCACTAGCAGATCAAATAAGAAGATCCTCTAGAAGTGTAAATCCAAATATTGCCGAAGCTTATAGAAAACGTAAGTATCCTAAGCATTTTATTAGCAAAATTACAGATGCTGATGGTGAGAATTCAGAAACTCCGTATGACTTAATTACTCACTAG
- the odhB gene encoding 2-oxoglutarate dehydrogenase complex dihydrolipoyllysine-residue succinyltransferase gives MALEMKVPSPGESITEVEIAEWLVATGDWVEKDQAIAEVDSDKATLELPAEASGIITLMAEEGDAVEVGAVVCLIDTEAANPNAGSKDVDNAPSSMGGGDEGGNDGDVAKEMQKDNAGKDKTADSKAPQPAQAKETYASGTPSPAAKKILDEKGMDTKSVSGTGRDGRITKEDAVNAKPSMGTPGPGSRGESRTKLSMLRRKVAERLVMVKNETAMLTTFNEVDMKAIFDLRAAHKEAFKTKHGVSLGFMSFFTKAVTRALDLYPAVNSMIDGKEMLTYDYKDISIAVSGPKGLMVPVIRNAENLSFRGVEQEVKRLALRARDGDITVDEMTGGTFTITNGGVFGSMMSTPIINPPQSAILGMHNIIERPVVVDGEIVARPMMYLAVSYDHRIIDGKESVGFLVAIKEALENPIEILMDNDVKKALEL, from the coding sequence ATGGCTCTAGAAATGAAAGTGCCTTCACCAGGCGAGTCGATTACAGAAGTAGAAATAGCAGAATGGCTAGTTGCCACAGGCGATTGGGTTGAAAAAGACCAAGCCATTGCTGAGGTTGATAGCGATAAAGCTACTCTTGAATTACCAGCAGAAGCTAGTGGTATCATTACCCTAATGGCTGAAGAAGGAGATGCTGTAGAAGTAGGAGCTGTAGTCTGTCTTATAGACACGGAAGCTGCAAATCCTAACGCCGGTTCTAAAGACGTTGACAACGCACCATCTAGTATGGGTGGCGGCGATGAAGGTGGAAACGATGGAGATGTTGCTAAGGAAATGCAAAAGGATAATGCAGGAAAAGATAAAACTGCCGATTCAAAAGCACCACAACCAGCTCAAGCAAAAGAAACTTATGCTAGCGGTACGCCAAGTCCTGCTGCAAAGAAAATTCTCGATGAAAAAGGAATGGACACTAAGTCTGTATCTGGAACCGGTCGCGATGGACGTATTACTAAGGAAGATGCGGTAAATGCAAAACCTTCTATGGGAACTCCAGGGCCTGGATCTCGTGGCGAGTCGCGCACTAAACTTTCTATGTTGCGTAGAAAAGTGGCGGAGCGTCTGGTCATGGTTAAGAATGAAACGGCGATGTTAACCACGTTTAACGAGGTGGACATGAAAGCTATTTTTGACTTGCGTGCAGCACACAAAGAGGCTTTTAAAACCAAGCACGGTGTTTCTCTAGGATTCATGTCGTTCTTTACTAAAGCAGTAACGAGAGCGCTGGATCTATACCCAGCAGTGAACTCTATGATCGACGGTAAGGAAATGCTTACGTATGATTATAAAGATATTTCTATTGCGGTGTCTGGTCCTAAAGGATTGATGGTTCCCGTAATTAGAAATGCAGAAAACCTTTCTTTTAGAGGAGTAGAACAAGAAGTGAAAAGGTTAGCCTTACGCGCTAGAGATGGAGATATCACTGTGGATGAAATGACCGGTGGTACGTTTACGATTACTAACGGTGGTGTTTTTGGAAGTATGATGAGTACGCCTATTATCAACCCACCTCAAAGCGCTATTTTAGGAATGCACAATATTATTGAGCGCCCAGTAGTAGTTGACGGTGAAATTGTTGCACGACCTATGATGTATCTGGCCGTTTCTTATGATCACCGTATCATCGATGGTAAAGAGTCTGTAGGTTTCTTAGTAGCCATTAAAGAAGCTCTAGAAAATCCTATCGAGATCTTGATGGATAATGATGTGAAGAAAGCTTTGGAATTGTAG
- the fabD gene encoding ACP S-malonyltransferase codes for MKAYVFPGQGAQFTGMGKDLYDTYTEAKELFHQADEILGFEISKIMFEGTADQLRETKVTQPAIFIHSVILAKMMGADFAPAMVAGHSLGELSALTAVGALTFADGLQLVSKRALAMQAACERQASTMAAIIGMADDVVEKVCKSVDGVVVAANYNCPGQLVISGAIPAVEKACEILKEKGAKRALLLPVGGAFHSPLMEPAREELASAIESTDFKQPLCPIYQNVATFAVHNTDDIKTNLIYQLTAPVKWTQSIQQMIKDGATEFIEVGPGKALQGLIKKIDREAVVSQGSVS; via the coding sequence ATGAAAGCATACGTTTTTCCAGGTCAAGGAGCTCAATTCACAGGAATGGGTAAAGACTTATACGATACCTATACAGAAGCAAAAGAATTGTTCCATCAAGCCGACGAGATCCTCGGATTTGAGATTTCAAAAATCATGTTTGAAGGAACTGCTGACCAATTAAGAGAAACCAAAGTAACTCAACCTGCCATTTTTATCCACTCCGTGATTCTCGCAAAAATGATGGGAGCTGATTTTGCTCCAGCAATGGTAGCTGGACATTCCTTAGGAGAATTGAGCGCACTAACAGCCGTTGGCGCTTTGACCTTTGCTGATGGTTTACAGCTAGTTTCTAAACGTGCCCTCGCTATGCAAGCCGCTTGCGAGCGACAAGCCAGTACGATGGCAGCCATCATAGGAATGGCAGATGATGTGGTTGAAAAGGTGTGTAAATCTGTAGACGGTGTCGTTGTAGCAGCTAATTACAATTGTCCTGGCCAACTTGTTATTTCTGGAGCTATTCCTGCAGTAGAAAAAGCTTGTGAGATCCTTAAAGAAAAAGGAGCCAAAAGAGCTTTACTGCTTCCTGTAGGTGGTGCATTCCACTCTCCATTAATGGAGCCGGCTAGAGAAGAATTGGCTAGTGCCATAGAAAGCACCGACTTCAAACAACCCCTATGCCCTATTTATCAAAACGTAGCTACTTTTGCGGTGCACAATACAGATGATATCAAAACCAACTTGATCTATCAGCTTACTGCTCCCGTTAAATGGACGCAATCCATCCAGCAAATGATCAAAGATGGTGCAACAGAGTTTATTGAAGTAGGCCCAGGAAAAGCATTGCAAGGATTGATTAAGAAAATTGATCGTGAAGCTGTAGTGAGTCAAGGGAGTGTTTCTTAA
- a CDS encoding 2-oxoglutarate dehydrogenase E1 component yields MDKFSFLNAAHTAYFAQLYDEYLINPDQVEPSWRAFFQGFDFGMESAHEGDLVVEHAGTSAVVPENLQKEFQVVKLIDAYRSRGHLFTKTNPVRERRNYEPKLDLVNFGLSDADLDTPFDSGELIDLGKTSLRNIIAHLNKVYCESIGVEYMYIRKPDEIKWIQNWLHKNDNHPTFNKDQKIQILKKLNEAVSFETFLHSKYVGQKRFSLEGNESLIPALDALIENAADKGVDQFVLGMAHRGRLNVLTNIFGKPVKDIFSEFDGKDYEQDIFDGDVKYHLGYTSKRKTDNGNDININIVPNPSHLEAVGAVVEGITRAKQDRHTPEDFSKVLPIVVHGDAAIAGQGIVYEVVQMAQLDAYKTAGTIHLVVNNQVGFTTNYLDARSSTYCTDVAKVTLSPVLHVNADDAEAVVHAMNFALDFRMEFGRDVFIDLLGYRKYGHNEGDEPRFTQPQLYKAIAKQKNPCDIYADRLLKEGVINNSKVKELESQYKNRLEEELVTSRQMENTLITPFMQDEWEGFEQATEEEMMKKVATGVGRGILEKITKAISKLPETESFMRKVKKIIESRQTMFDEDKLDWAMGEHLAYGSLMMEGFDVRMSGQDIERGTFSHRHAVVKSENNEREFILHNNIDGVKGNMDIYNSHLSEYAVVGFEYGYALARPNTLTIWEAQFGDFSNGAQIIMDQYISAGEDKWKNQNGLVQLLPHGYEGQGAEHSSARIERYLQMCAKDNMFIANCTTPANLFHLLRRQMLVNYRKPLVVFTPKSLLRSPKAVSKVSELEKGSFQEVIDVDGDAFAKAETLVFVSGKLYYDLLEYREENNRTDVALVRLEQLFPLPIEQMQEVIKKYGSKDVVWAQEEPRNMGAYSHLMLHMPETRTWRVCSRSMYAAPASGSSTRSKRRQARIIEDVFNTNK; encoded by the coding sequence ATGGACAAGTTTTCATTTCTAAATGCAGCACATACTGCATACTTCGCACAACTTTATGATGAATATCTAATTAATCCAGACCAGGTAGAGCCTTCATGGCGGGCCTTTTTTCAAGGTTTTGATTTTGGAATGGAGAGCGCTCACGAGGGCGACCTCGTAGTAGAGCACGCAGGAACTTCTGCAGTTGTTCCAGAAAATCTACAGAAAGAATTTCAAGTTGTAAAATTAATCGACGCATACAGGTCAAGAGGTCATTTGTTTACTAAAACAAATCCAGTAAGAGAACGCCGTAATTACGAGCCTAAGTTAGACTTGGTGAACTTTGGTCTTTCTGATGCAGATTTAGATACTCCTTTTGATTCAGGAGAATTAATAGATCTAGGAAAAACGAGCCTCAGGAATATCATCGCTCACCTTAATAAGGTGTATTGTGAGAGTATAGGTGTGGAGTATATGTATATACGCAAACCAGATGAAATTAAATGGATCCAAAACTGGCTGCATAAAAACGACAACCATCCTACCTTTAATAAGGATCAAAAAATACAGATTCTTAAGAAGCTGAATGAAGCGGTTTCTTTTGAAACTTTTCTTCATAGCAAGTATGTAGGTCAGAAGCGTTTTTCTCTAGAAGGAAATGAATCATTGATTCCTGCACTTGATGCATTAATAGAAAATGCTGCAGATAAAGGAGTGGATCAATTTGTACTGGGAATGGCGCATCGAGGTCGCTTAAATGTATTGACTAATATTTTTGGAAAGCCTGTAAAGGATATTTTCTCCGAATTTGACGGTAAAGATTACGAACAAGATATTTTTGATGGTGATGTCAAGTACCACCTAGGATATACCAGTAAAAGAAAAACAGATAACGGCAACGATATCAATATAAATATAGTACCTAACCCTTCTCACTTAGAGGCGGTAGGTGCCGTAGTAGAAGGGATTACACGCGCTAAACAAGACAGGCACACTCCTGAGGATTTCTCTAAAGTACTTCCTATTGTTGTACACGGTGACGCAGCTATTGCTGGTCAAGGAATCGTTTATGAAGTGGTGCAAATGGCGCAATTAGACGCTTATAAAACTGCAGGAACCATTCACTTAGTGGTCAACAACCAAGTAGGTTTTACAACTAACTATTTGGATGCAAGATCTAGTACTTACTGTACAGATGTTGCCAAGGTAACTTTATCACCGGTACTTCACGTAAATGCAGATGATGCTGAGGCAGTGGTTCACGCCATGAATTTTGCGCTGGATTTCCGTATGGAATTCGGTCGGGATGTGTTTATTGATTTATTAGGCTATAGAAAATACGGTCATAATGAAGGAGATGAACCTCGTTTTACACAACCACAATTATATAAAGCGATTGCTAAGCAAAAGAATCCATGTGATATTTATGCGGATAGATTGCTTAAAGAAGGAGTGATTAATAACTCCAAGGTTAAAGAATTAGAAAGTCAATACAAAAACAGACTGGAAGAGGAATTAGTGACTTCTAGACAAATGGAGAATACCTTGATCACTCCATTTATGCAAGATGAATGGGAAGGTTTTGAGCAGGCTACAGAGGAAGAGATGATGAAGAAAGTAGCGACTGGTGTCGGTCGAGGTATATTAGAAAAAATTACCAAAGCTATCTCTAAGCTCCCAGAAACAGAGTCTTTCATGAGAAAAGTTAAGAAGATCATTGAATCCCGTCAGACCATGTTTGATGAAGATAAACTGGATTGGGCTATGGGAGAACACCTTGCCTACGGTAGTTTGATGATGGAAGGATTTGATGTACGTATGAGTGGTCAGGATATAGAAAGAGGTACTTTTTCTCACCGTCACGCTGTTGTAAAGTCAGAAAATAATGAGCGCGAATTCATTTTACACAATAATATCGATGGTGTAAAAGGAAATATGGATATTTACAATTCTCATCTGTCAGAGTATGCAGTGGTAGGTTTTGAATATGGTTATGCCTTAGCAAGACCTAATACACTGACTATTTGGGAAGCACAATTTGGTGATTTCTCTAACGGTGCTCAAATCATTATGGATCAGTACATCAGTGCTGGAGAAGATAAATGGAAGAATCAGAATGGTCTGGTACAATTATTACCACACGGTTATGAAGGTCAAGGAGCTGAGCACTCGAGTGCACGTATAGAACGTTATCTACAGATGTGTGCTAAGGATAATATGTTTATTGCCAACTGTACAACGCCAGCAAATTTATTTCACCTGTTGCGTCGTCAGATGTTGGTGAATTACCGCAAGCCTTTGGTGGTGTTTACTCCCAAATCTTTGTTGCGTTCTCCTAAAGCAGTAAGCAAGGTATCTGAACTAGAGAAAGGAAGTTTTCAAGAGGTTATTGATGTTGATGGTGACGCTTTCGCGAAAGCGGAAACATTAGTATTTGTATCAGGAAAACTCTATTACGATCTTTTAGAATACAGAGAAGAAAATAACAGAACAGACGTTGCCTTAGTGAGACTAGAACAATTGTTCCCACTTCCGATAGAGCAAATGCAAGAAGTAATAAAAAAATACGGTTCTAAAGATGTCGTTTGGGCACAAGAAGAACCTAGAAATATGGGAGCATATTCCCACTTGATGTTACACATGCCAGAAACAAGAACATGGCGCGTGTGCTCAAGAAGTATGTACGCAGCCCCTGCTTCAGGAAGTTCCACAAGATCTAAGAGAAGACAGGCAAGAATAATAGAAGATGTATTTAATACCAATAAATAA
- a CDS encoding family 16 glycosylhydrolase, whose amino-acid sequence MFYLRFFLLLFCASQFAQAQQFPLDFENNQYPFTGFSGSSFSFVSDPVQTTNNVGEFFNNGTQATQGFYIDVNNPVDLSADPILTLRFYAFDPNTHTVLLKLENGNQPDIEMTQQIAGGANNWNDVNFNFSNSTGQYSRVTIFIDYGAAAAGTYLIDDINNGATPPNPIDVVYTDLVWSDEFDTTGTNNPIDATKWFHQTQLPSGGNWFNGEQQHYTDRLDNSYVENGFLNIVAKRESFTDQGQTKQFTSARLNSKYAFTYGRVDVRAKLPFGDGTWPAIWTLGKNINEDGGYWDSTYGTTNWPLCGEIDIMEHGLGALNHVSAALHTNCAGCSGNTRNFQSTTLQDVANDFHVYSMNWSPQQITFLIDDVPFYIYNPAVKNIDTYPFYEDQYFLLNVAMGGIAGSIDPNFIQSSMVIDYVRVYQNTLSIAGENTNESDLKIYPNPATDVVNLETSQAIDRVDVFALSGQLLVSETEETNSLDISTVKTGIYILKVYSSGIIINRKLVVQ is encoded by the coding sequence ATGTTTTATTTACGTTTCTTCTTACTGCTATTTTGTGCCAGTCAATTTGCGCAGGCGCAGCAGTTTCCCCTAGACTTTGAAAACAATCAATACCCCTTTACAGGTTTTTCTGGATCTTCATTTTCTTTTGTAAGCGATCCTGTTCAAACCACAAACAATGTAGGTGAGTTTTTTAATAATGGAACTCAGGCTACTCAGGGCTTTTATATAGATGTTAACAATCCGGTAGATCTTAGCGCTGATCCTATTTTAACACTTCGGTTTTATGCTTTTGACCCTAATACGCACACTGTCTTATTGAAATTAGAAAATGGAAATCAGCCAGATATAGAAATGACACAACAGATTGCAGGTGGTGCTAATAACTGGAATGATGTAAACTTTAATTTTTCAAATTCTACGGGACAATACAGTAGAGTAACTATTTTTATCGATTATGGAGCAGCCGCTGCAGGAACTTATTTAATAGATGATATCAATAATGGTGCAACGCCGCCTAATCCTATAGATGTGGTTTATACAGATTTAGTGTGGTCAGATGAGTTTGATACTACAGGAACTAATAATCCTATTGATGCGACCAAATGGTTTCATCAAACACAACTTCCGTCTGGCGGTAACTGGTTCAATGGAGAGCAACAACATTATACCGACAGACTGGATAATTCTTATGTAGAGAATGGTTTTTTAAACATCGTAGCAAAAAGAGAAAGCTTTACCGATCAAGGACAAACCAAGCAATTTACTAGTGCTCGATTGAATTCTAAGTATGCATTTACCTATGGTAGGGTGGATGTAAGAGCAAAATTGCCTTTTGGTGATGGTACTTGGCCTGCCATATGGACTTTAGGTAAAAATATCAACGAAGATGGTGGGTATTGGGACAGTACTTATGGAACCACCAACTGGCCACTTTGTGGAGAAATAGACATTATGGAGCATGGATTGGGAGCTTTAAACCATGTATCTGCAGCATTACACACCAATTGTGCTGGATGTTCTGGAAACACCCGTAATTTTCAATCGACGACATTACAAGACGTGGCTAATGATTTTCATGTGTACTCCATGAACTGGTCGCCACAACAAATCACATTTTTAATAGATGATGTGCCTTTTTATATTTATAATCCTGCTGTAAAGAATATAGATACGTATCCTTTTTATGAAGACCAGTATTTTTTATTGAATGTAGCAATGGGCGGTATAGCGGGTTCTATAGATCCTAATTTTATACAAAGCAGTATGGTGATCGATTATGTACGTGTGTATCAAAATACTTTGAGTATAGCTGGAGAAAACACCAACGAGTCAGATCTAAAAATTTATCCTAATCCAGCCACAGATGTGGTGAATTTAGAAACTTCACAAGCCATAGATAGAGTAGATGTATTTGCTTTATCAGGCCAATTACTAGTGTCAGAAACAGAGGAAACAAACTCATTGGATATCAGCACTGTTAAAACGGGAATCTATATACTTAAGGTATACTCTAGTGGTATCATCATAAATAGAAAGCTCGTTGTACAGTAA
- a CDS encoding aminotransferase class V-fold PLP-dependent enzyme, producing the protein MTDQFPILKKYTYLNTANHGLVSQDLIDYRRSLNEKMRDDASIFTNKRNVFIDEVRHSIANFMDADPDFTAVIPNFSTGFNTLINGMDPKAIVLLLKGDYPSVNWPVETRGFQTHYVAIDEQMEEHIISVCEKERPDFFCFSMVQYISGIQMDLSFLNDLKKRFPHMILIADATQYVGSEEFRFRESGIDIFLASCYKWLHAGDGNGFICVKEEVQKHIFPKDIGFRSARNVMNSNVTFISRFEPGHQDMIAFGTLQQAILKVHELGWNKVSAPVKELSKIAKVAFEKRGLLSSVVCSRKNHSSIFNIKGGQDLYDRLKAHHIITSLRGDGIRLSFSYFNTIEDLNKLLEVLDS; encoded by the coding sequence ATGACAGATCAATTTCCAATTCTCAAAAAATACACCTACCTCAATACGGCAAATCACGGTTTAGTCTCTCAGGACCTTATCGATTACCGCAGGTCGCTCAATGAGAAGATGCGCGATGACGCTTCTATTTTTACAAATAAGCGCAATGTTTTTATTGATGAGGTACGTCATAGCATTGCCAACTTTATGGATGCTGATCCAGATTTTACTGCAGTGATTCCCAATTTCTCAACGGGTTTTAATACGTTGATCAATGGTATGGATCCCAAGGCTATTGTCTTACTGTTAAAAGGGGATTATCCTTCTGTCAACTGGCCGGTAGAGACCAGAGGTTTTCAAACGCATTATGTTGCTATTGACGAGCAGATGGAGGAGCATATCATTAGTGTTTGTGAAAAAGAACGACCTGATTTTTTCTGTTTTTCGATGGTGCAATATATTTCTGGTATTCAAATGGATCTGAGTTTCTTAAACGATTTAAAGAAACGCTTTCCTCATATGATTTTAATAGCAGATGCTACTCAGTATGTGGGTTCTGAAGAGTTCCGCTTTCGCGAAAGCGGAATAGACATCTTTCTCGCGTCCTGCTACAAATGGCTTCATGCTGGAGATGGAAACGGTTTTATATGTGTAAAAGAAGAAGTGCAGAAACATATTTTCCCTAAAGATATTGGTTTTAGAAGTGCTCGAAATGTCATGAATTCTAATGTGACATTTATAAGCCGTTTTGAACCTGGGCATCAAGATATGATAGCCTTTGGAACTTTGCAACAAGCTATTTTAAAGGTACATGAATTGGGCTGGAATAAGGTCTCAGCTCCAGTAAAAGAGTTGTCAAAAATAGCTAAAGTTGCTTTTGAAAAACGCGGTCTTCTTTCTTCTGTAGTTTGCTCTAGAAAAAATCATTCTTCTATTTTTAATATCAAAGGAGGTCAAGATTTATACGACAGATTAAAGGCGCATCACATCATTACTTCTTTGCGGGGGGATGGTATTAGACTTAGCTTCTCTTATTTTAATACTATAGAAGACCTAAATAAGCTGCTGGAAGTTTTAGATTCATAA
- a CDS encoding dihydrofolate reductase, which yields MFGTKKKNTPGIDLEQKEMIENAQKRIKQKRGLFTHFVVFLLGSVGLIIIANRPNVEEITTLLGLQWWIWAIFAWLLLLAYHAFNVFITERLLGPEWEKNQYDKLVRKQKERITQLEKKVEKEYVAPQATLAIDTPTSHRKVTMVAAAGMNNELGKDGTLVWHLPDDFKRFKSLTTGHHIIMGRKTFESLKKPLPNRTHVILTRDKNYKTDGGIVVHDMQTALAAASEDQNPFIIGGGEIYKLGLAVADEIELTKVHGTFDVDTYFPEIDETKWKIKTSLHHPADEKHKYSFDYETWVRK from the coding sequence ATGTTCGGTACAAAGAAAAAAAATACTCCAGGAATTGATTTAGAGCAAAAAGAAATGATCGAGAATGCACAAAAACGCATCAAACAAAAGCGCGGCCTTTTTACCCATTTTGTGGTTTTTCTATTAGGCTCGGTAGGCTTAATTATCATCGCAAACCGTCCTAACGTAGAAGAAATTACTACATTATTAGGATTACAATGGTGGATTTGGGCCATTTTTGCTTGGTTGCTACTACTCGCTTATCATGCCTTTAATGTATTTATCACCGAGAGACTTCTAGGTCCAGAATGGGAAAAAAACCAGTATGACAAACTGGTAAGAAAACAAAAGGAACGCATCACGCAACTGGAAAAGAAAGTAGAAAAAGAATATGTAGCGCCACAGGCAACTCTTGCTATAGATACGCCTACATCTCATCGTAAAGTTACCATGGTAGCTGCCGCAGGAATGAATAATGAATTGGGTAAAGACGGTACGCTGGTATGGCATCTTCCTGACGATTTTAAAAGATTCAAGTCGCTGACCACAGGACATCACATCATTATGGGACGTAAAACCTTTGAAAGTTTAAAGAAACCACTTCCCAACCGCACCCATGTTATCTTAACTAGAGATAAAAACTACAAGACCGATGGCGGTATAGTGGTTCACGATATGCAAACAGCTTTAGCAGCTGCTTCTGAAGATCAAAATCCTTTTATTATAGGTGGTGGTGAGATTTACAAACTAGGACTCGCCGTGGCTGATGAAATCGAACTGACTAAAGTTCACGGCACCTTTGACGTAGACACTTACTTCCCTGAGATAGATGAAACAAAGTGGAAGATCAAAACCTCTCTTCACCATCCAGCAGATGAGAAACACAAATACAGCTTTGATTATGAGACCTGGGTGAGGAAATAG